In the Oryza glaberrima chromosome 6, OglaRS2, whole genome shotgun sequence genome, one interval contains:
- the LOC127775763 gene encoding uncharacterized exonuclease domain-containing protein At3g15140 isoform X2, whose translation MALARVSPPAFSSPFLIHSLLRPFSSPSSVLRPRVTRVPHHRGFAIAAALSQASPLPSADGDGAVMEAPPRPSSRRPWKPTCLYYTQGKCTMLNDTLHLEKFNHNLSTDLPVNYSAADKVKSQKLDYFLVLDLEGKVEILEFPVVMIDAQSMEFVDSFHRFVHPTAMSEQRIREYIEGKYGKFGVDRVWHDTAIPFMEVLQEFEDWIEHHKFWKKEQGGALNSAAFITCGNWDLKTKVPEQCRVSKIKLPSYFMEWINLKDIYLNFYNRRATGMMTMMRELQMPIVGSHHLGIDDAKNIARVVQRMLADGAVMQITAKRQSATGDVKFLFKNRIR comes from the exons ATGGCGCTCGCTAGGGTTTCTCCCCCCGCgttctcctcccccttcctgaTCCATTCCTTACTGCGCCCCTTCTCTTCGCCCTCCTCCGTCTTGCGCCCTCGCGTGACTCGCGTCCCCCACCACCGAGgcttcgccatcgccgccgccttaTCTCAGGCCTCTCCGCTTCCCTCTGCGGACGGGGATGGGGCGGTGAtggaggcgccgccgcggccgagctCCAGGCGCCCATGGAAGCCCACGTGCCTGTACTACACCCAGGGGAAATGCACCATG TTGAATGATACTTTGCATCTTGAGAAATTCAATCACAATCTGTCAACGGACCTTCCAGTGAATTATTCAGCTGCAGATAAAGTGAAATCTCAGAAATTGGATTACTTTTTGGTCCTTGATTTGGAAGGTAAGGTTGAAATTCTTGAATTCCCAGTTGTAATGATTGATGCCCAAAGCATGGAGTTCGTCGATTCATTTCACAG GTTTGTACACCCTACTGCGATGAGTGAGCAAAGAATAAGAGAATATATTGAAGGGAAATATGGGAAATTTGGAGTTGACCG TGTATGGCATGATACTGCTATACCTTTCATGGAAGTACTTCAAGAGTTTGAAGACTGGATCGAACATCACAAATTTTGGAAAAAGGAGCAAGGAGGAGCACTCAACAGTGCAGCATTCATCACTTG TGGGAATTGGGATCTGAAGACAAAGGTACCTGAACAGTGCAGGGTTTCAAAAATTAAGTTACCTTCTTACTTTATGGAGTGGATCAATTTGAAGGATATCTATCTCAACTTCTATAACAGAAGG GCTACCGGAATGATGACAATGATGAGGGAGCTACAAATGCCAATCGTCGGAAGCCATCATCTCGGTATAGATGATGCAAAAAATATAGCAAGGGTTGTTCAGCGTATGCTAGCTGATGGTGCTGTAATGCAAATTACTGCAAAGAGGCAATCAGCTACTGGCGATGTGAAATTTCTTTTCAAGAATCGGATCAGGTAA
- the LOC127775763 gene encoding uncharacterized exonuclease domain-containing protein At3g15140 isoform X1 yields MALARVSPPAFSSPFLIHSLLRPFSSPSSVLRPRVTRVPHHRGFAIAAALSQASPLPSADGDGAVMEAPPRPSSRRPWKPTCLYYTQGKCTMLTGHGYNLSNAVYKLNDTLHLEKFNHNLSTDLPVNYSAADKVKSQKLDYFLVLDLEGKVEILEFPVVMIDAQSMEFVDSFHRFVHPTAMSEQRIREYIEGKYGKFGVDRVWHDTAIPFMEVLQEFEDWIEHHKFWKKEQGGALNSAAFITCGNWDLKTKVPEQCRVSKIKLPSYFMEWINLKDIYLNFYNRRATGMMTMMRELQMPIVGSHHLGIDDAKNIARVVQRMLADGAVMQITAKRQSATGDVKFLFKNRIR; encoded by the exons ATGGCGCTCGCTAGGGTTTCTCCCCCCGCgttctcctcccccttcctgaTCCATTCCTTACTGCGCCCCTTCTCTTCGCCCTCCTCCGTCTTGCGCCCTCGCGTGACTCGCGTCCCCCACCACCGAGgcttcgccatcgccgccgccttaTCTCAGGCCTCTCCGCTTCCCTCTGCGGACGGGGATGGGGCGGTGAtggaggcgccgccgcggccgagctCCAGGCGCCCATGGAAGCCCACGTGCCTGTACTACACCCAGGGGAAATGCACCATG CTCACAGGCCATGGCTACAATCTCTCAAATGCTGTCTACAAA TTGAATGATACTTTGCATCTTGAGAAATTCAATCACAATCTGTCAACGGACCTTCCAGTGAATTATTCAGCTGCAGATAAAGTGAAATCTCAGAAATTGGATTACTTTTTGGTCCTTGATTTGGAAGGTAAGGTTGAAATTCTTGAATTCCCAGTTGTAATGATTGATGCCCAAAGCATGGAGTTCGTCGATTCATTTCACAG GTTTGTACACCCTACTGCGATGAGTGAGCAAAGAATAAGAGAATATATTGAAGGGAAATATGGGAAATTTGGAGTTGACCG TGTATGGCATGATACTGCTATACCTTTCATGGAAGTACTTCAAGAGTTTGAAGACTGGATCGAACATCACAAATTTTGGAAAAAGGAGCAAGGAGGAGCACTCAACAGTGCAGCATTCATCACTTG TGGGAATTGGGATCTGAAGACAAAGGTACCTGAACAGTGCAGGGTTTCAAAAATTAAGTTACCTTCTTACTTTATGGAGTGGATCAATTTGAAGGATATCTATCTCAACTTCTATAACAGAAGG GCTACCGGAATGATGACAATGATGAGGGAGCTACAAATGCCAATCGTCGGAAGCCATCATCTCGGTATAGATGATGCAAAAAATATAGCAAGGGTTGTTCAGCGTATGCTAGCTGATGGTGCTGTAATGCAAATTACTGCAAAGAGGCAATCAGCTACTGGCGATGTGAAATTTCTTTTCAAGAATCGGATCAGGTAA
- the LOC127775763 gene encoding uncharacterized exonuclease domain-containing protein At3g15140 isoform X3, with amino-acid sequence MALARVSPPAFSSPFLIHSLLRPFSSPSSVLRPRVTRVPHHRGFAIAAALSQASPLPSADGDGAVMEAPPRPSSRRPWKPTCLYYTQGKCTMLTGHGYNLSNAVYKLNDTLHLEKFNHNLSTDLPVNYSAADKVKSQKLDYFLVLDLEGKVEILEFPVVMIDAQSMEFVDSFHSVWHDTAIPFMEVLQEFEDWIEHHKFWKKEQGGALNSAAFITCGNWDLKTKVPEQCRVSKIKLPSYFMEWINLKDIYLNFYNRRATGMMTMMRELQMPIVGSHHLGIDDAKNIARVVQRMLADGAVMQITAKRQSATGDVKFLFKNRIR; translated from the exons ATGGCGCTCGCTAGGGTTTCTCCCCCCGCgttctcctcccccttcctgaTCCATTCCTTACTGCGCCCCTTCTCTTCGCCCTCCTCCGTCTTGCGCCCTCGCGTGACTCGCGTCCCCCACCACCGAGgcttcgccatcgccgccgccttaTCTCAGGCCTCTCCGCTTCCCTCTGCGGACGGGGATGGGGCGGTGAtggaggcgccgccgcggccgagctCCAGGCGCCCATGGAAGCCCACGTGCCTGTACTACACCCAGGGGAAATGCACCATG CTCACAGGCCATGGCTACAATCTCTCAAATGCTGTCTACAAA TTGAATGATACTTTGCATCTTGAGAAATTCAATCACAATCTGTCAACGGACCTTCCAGTGAATTATTCAGCTGCAGATAAAGTGAAATCTCAGAAATTGGATTACTTTTTGGTCCTTGATTTGGAAGGTAAGGTTGAAATTCTTGAATTCCCAGTTGTAATGATTGATGCCCAAAGCATGGAGTTCGTCGATTCATTTCACAG TGTATGGCATGATACTGCTATACCTTTCATGGAAGTACTTCAAGAGTTTGAAGACTGGATCGAACATCACAAATTTTGGAAAAAGGAGCAAGGAGGAGCACTCAACAGTGCAGCATTCATCACTTG TGGGAATTGGGATCTGAAGACAAAGGTACCTGAACAGTGCAGGGTTTCAAAAATTAAGTTACCTTCTTACTTTATGGAGTGGATCAATTTGAAGGATATCTATCTCAACTTCTATAACAGAAGG GCTACCGGAATGATGACAATGATGAGGGAGCTACAAATGCCAATCGTCGGAAGCCATCATCTCGGTATAGATGATGCAAAAAATATAGCAAGGGTTGTTCAGCGTATGCTAGCTGATGGTGCTGTAATGCAAATTACTGCAAAGAGGCAATCAGCTACTGGCGATGTGAAATTTCTTTTCAAGAATCGGATCAGGTAA